The following proteins are co-located in the Gopherus evgoodei ecotype Sinaloan lineage unplaced genomic scaffold, rGopEvg1_v1.p scaffold_39_arrow_ctg1, whole genome shotgun sequence genome:
- the LOC115642326 gene encoding olfactory receptor 5B21-like: MADMEKWTGDWRNQTSITEFILLGFGDFPELQTPLFLMFLVIYVVTVAGNILIVVLVVADQHLHTPMYFFLGNLSCLETCYSSTILPRMLASLLTGDRTISVPGCVAQLDFFGSLVAVECCLLSAMSYDRYLAICKPLHYAALMNGSICFRLAAGSWVSGFVACTVTACWISQMTFCGPDEIDHFFCDYAPLVKLSCSDTHPMVLVTFLFSSILTLPPFLLTLTSYVCIIATIHRISSTAGRQKAFSTCSSHLIVVTLYYGTLIFVYLLPDTGTLRDLHKALSLFYTILTPLANPLIYSLRNREVKEALRKAASEAVNFRTNKLFCV; encoded by the coding sequence ATGGCAGACATGGAGAAGTGGACTGGAGACTGGAGAAATCAAACgtccatcacagaattcatcctgctGGGATTCGGGGATTTCCCTGAACTGCAGACCCCACTGTTCCTGATGTTCCTGGTGATCTATGTTGTGACCGTGGCAGGGAACATCCTCATCGTTgtgctagttgtggctgatcaacatcttcacacccccatgtacttcttcctggggaacttgtcctgcttggagacctgctacagctccaccatcctgcccaggatgctggccagtctTCTGACTGGGGACAGGACCATTTCTGTCCCTGGCTGTGTAGCACAACTTGATTTCTTTGGCTCCCTGGTAGCTGTAGAATGTTGTCTCTTATCagcgatgtcttatgatcggtatttagcgatatgcaaaccactgcattATGCAGCCCTTATGAATGGCAGCATCTGCTTCCGCCTGGCAGCTGGGTCTTGGGTAAGTGGGTTTGTGGCCTGCACTGTCACGGCATGTTGGATATCACAAATGACTTTTTGTGGCCCcgatgaaattgaccatttcttttgtgattatgCCCCGTTAGTAAAACTGTCCTGCAGTGACACCCACCCGATGGTTCTTGTGACCTTCCTGTTCTCCTCCATATTAACACTGCCTCCCTTTCTATTAACCTTGACATCCTATGTGTGCATCATCGCCACCATCCACAGAATCTCTTCCACTGccgggaggcaaaaggccttttccacctgctcctcccacctcattgtaGTTACACTCTACTATGGGACCCTGATCTTTGTCTATCTGCTGCCAGACACCGGCACACTGAGAGACCTGCACAAGGCACTCTCTCTCTTCTACACCATCCTGACTCCCCTGGCCAACCcgctcatctacagcctgagaaacagagaggtcaaggaggcTCTGAGGAAAGCTGCTAGTGAGGCTGTGAATTTCAGAACAAATAAACTATTTTGTGTGTAG
- the LOC115642259 gene encoding LOW QUALITY PROTEIN: olfactory receptor 6M1-like (The sequence of the model RefSeq protein was modified relative to this genomic sequence to represent the inferred CDS: inserted 3 bases in 3 codons; substituted 1 base at 1 genomic stop codon), with translation MDILNQTVMTEFIPLASPVILQLWIFLSMVPLLIYLLTLMGNMLIISIIWLECRLHTAMYFFLSNLSFLDILFTSFISPTMLEPVTEFILLAFPVLXEIQIFLFVVLLMTYLLSVMRNVVIISLIWTNYLPHTPMYFFLSNLSFLDILFRTVIASKMLSNFPVERESISFTGCITQTYFYFFPGTVDFILQALMSFDWHVAICNPLWFKVIMNSRACFLMVXWGAFLTILYPXIVVFRLPCCSHSLNHFFRDIAAFLQVACVETHVIKLIDFLLSSLVVLSSLVLTAVSYGYTISTILRIPLGQGRQKAFSTHISHITVVTSAYRSSIFMYFCPNQSCSLDFDKVAAVFTTVVXTLLNPFTYSLRSKVKEVLKDTVSRTLFSKAAGP, from the exons ATGGATATTCTCAACCAAACTGTGATGACAGAGTTCATTCCGTTGGCTTCTCCAGTCATCCTACAACTGTGGATCTTCCTCTCTATGGTCCCACTGCTGATTTACCTGCTCACCCTCATGGGGAACATGCTCATCATTTCCATCATATGGCTTGAATGTCGCCTGCACACtgccatgtatttcttcctcagcaACTTGTCCTTTCTGGACATCTTGTTCACCTCGTTCATTTCCCCTACAATGCTG GAACCAGTGacagaattcatccttcttgCTTTTCCTGTCCTCTGAGAGATACAGATTTTCCTCTTTGTGGTCCTCTTGATGACTTACCTGCTCTCTGTGATGAGAAACGTGGTCATTATTTCTCTCATATGGACCAATTACCTTccccacacccccatgtatttcttcctgagCAACTTGTCCTTCCTGGATATCCTCTTCAGAACTGTCATTGCCTCAAAGATGCTCTCCAACTTCCCGGTGGAGAGGGAAAGCATCTCCTTCACTGGCTGCATCACCCAGACTTACTTTTATTTCTTCCCAGGAACAGTAGATTTCATTCTCCAGGCTCTCATGTCTTTTGATTGGCATGTGGCCATATGCAACCCACTGTGGTTCAAGGTCATCATGAACAGCCGGGCCTGCTTCCTCATGG TTTGGGGTGCCTTCCTCACCATCCTCTACC TCATCGTGGTGTTcaggctgccctgctgcagccattcCCTCAACCATTTCTTCCGCGACATTGCTGCCTTTCTGCAAGTGGCCTGTGTTGAGACCCACGTCATCAAGCTCATCGACTTCCTCCTGTCGTCCCTTGTGGTGCTCAGCTCCTTAGTGCTGACGGCGGTGTCATACGGCTACACCATCTCCACCATTCTGAGAATCCCGTTGGGGCAAGGGAGGCAGAAAGCTTTCTCCACCCACATCTCACACATCACTGTGGTCACCAGCGCCTACAGGAGCTCCATCTTCATGTATTTTTGTCCCAACCAGAGCTGCTCCCTGGACTTCGACAAGGTGGCTGCAGTGTTCACAACAGTGG ATACTCTGCTGAACCCCTTCACATACAGCCTGAGGAGCAAGGTCAAAGAGGTGCTGAAGGACACTGTCAGCAGGACACTTTTCTCCAAGGCTGCAGGTCCTTGA
- the LOC115642260 gene encoding olfactory receptor 49-like, which produces MEEANETTVAEFVLLGFSGVGDQLQMFLFVVLSLTYLVTLTGNSLIILIVWVDHRLHTPMYFFISNLSFLEIWFTSVTSPKMLLNYLSDNKTISFLACMAQSYFYFALGSTEFTLLVVMSFDRYVAICHPLRYAAIMKQRLCIQLVFVSWVGGFLVISLRMVLVCKLRFCGPNVINHFFCDSIPLFQLSCTDTQVIKRVDSILLSAIVLISLCLTMMSYACILYSIVRIPSARGRQKAFATCASHLTVVTLIYGSCIFMYTRPTHGYSLDHNKAMSVLNTVVTPFLNPFIYSLRNKSVKLALRDVFSHSKAKLFPKLRCAS; this is translated from the coding sequence ATGGAGGAAGCAAACGAAACCACGGTGGCTGAGTTTGTTCTGCTGGGGTTTTCTGGGGTTGGTGACCAACTTCAGATGTTTCTCTTCGTTGTTCTTTCACTGACCTACTTGGTCACACTAACCGGGAACTCATTAATCATTCTGATAGTGTGGGTGGATCACCgactccacacccccatgtactttttcaTCAGCAATCTGTCCTTCTTGGAGATCTGGTTCACCTCGGTCACAAGCCCAAAGATGCTGCTCAACTATCTCTCAGACAACAAAACCATCTCATTCCTTGCTTGCATGGCCCAGTCCTACTTCTATTTTGCCCTGGGGTCTACAGAGTTCACCCTTCTTGTGGTCATGTCTTTTGACCGCTATGTTGCCATCTGCCACCCATTGCGATATGCTGCCATCATGAAACAGAGACTCTGCATTCAACTAGTTTTTGTTTCTTGGGTGGGAGGTTTCCTGGTTATAAGTTTACGGATGGTCCTGGTGTGCAAGCTGAGATTTTGTGGACCGAATGTGAtcaaccatttcttttgtgacagCATTCCGCTTTTCCAACTCTCCTGCACTGATACCCAAGTAATTAAGAGGGTGGATTCCATTTTGCTGTCAGCCATAGTGTTGATTTCATTATGTTTAACCATGATGTCATACGCTTGCATCTTATACTCTATAGTGAGAATCCCATCTGCCAGAGGAAGGCAGAAAGCCTTTGCCACCTGCGCTTCCCATCTTACTGTTGTAACATTGATCTACGGGAGCTGTATTTTTATGTACACCAGGCCCACCCATGGCTACTCCTTGGATCACAACAAAGCCATGTCAGTGCTGAACACTGTCGTGACCCCGTTCCTTAATCCCTTCATCTACAGCCTAAGAAACAAGAGTGTTAAGCTTGCACTGAGAGATGTCTTCAGTCACAGCAAGGCAAAGTTGTTCCCAAAGTTACGATGTGCTTCTTGA
- the LOC115642261 gene encoding olfactory receptor 49-like, with the protein MEEANETTVAEFMLLGFSGVCDKFQMFLFFVLLLTYLVTLTGNSLIILIVWVDHRLHTPMYFFISNLSFLEIWFTSVTSPKMLNFLSDNKTISFLACMAQSYFYFALGAAEFILLVVMSFDRYVAICHPLRYAAIMKQRLCIQLVFVSWVGGFLVIGLRMVLVCKLRFCGPNVINHFFCDSIPLFQLSCTDTQVIKRVDSILLSAIVLTSLCLTMMSYACIFYSILRIPSATGRQKAFATCASHLTVVTMAYGSCFALYGSPSGYLSLEINKGVALLNTVVYPFLNPFIYSLRNKSVKLALSIAFSHDRTKLFLKLCYAS; encoded by the coding sequence ATGGAGGAAGCAAATGAAACCACAGTGGCTGAATTCATGCTCTTGGGATTTTCTGGAGTTTGTGACAAATTCCAgatgtttcttttctttgttcttttactGACCTACTTGGTCACACTAACCGGGAACTCATTAATCATTCTGATAGTGTGGGTGGATCACCgactccacacccccatgtactttttcaTCAGCAATCTGTCCTTCTTGGAGATCTGGTTCACCTCGGTCACAAGCCCAAAGATGTTGAACTTTCTCTCAGACAACAAAACCATCTCATTCCTTGCCTGCATGGCCCAGTCCTACTTCTATTTTGCCCTGGGAGCTGCGGAGTTCATCCTTCTCGTGGTCATGTCCTTTGACCGCTATGTTGCTATCTGCCACCCATTGCGATATGCTGCCATCATGAAACAGAGACTCTGCATTCAACTAGTTTTTGTTTCTTGGGTGGGAGGTTTCCTGGTTATAGGTTTACGGATGGTCCTGGTGTGCAAGCTGAGATTCTGTGGACCGAATGTGAtcaaccatttcttttgtgacagCATTCCGCTTTTCCAACTCTCCTGCACTGATACCCAAGTAATTAAGAGGGTGGATTCCATTTTGCTGTCAGCCATAGTGTTAACTTCATTATGTTTAACCATGATGTCGTACGCTTGCATCTTCTACTCTATACTGAGAATCCCATCTGCCACGGGGAGGCAGAAAGCCTTTGCCACCTGCGCTTCCCATCTTACTGTTGTAACGATGGCCTATGGAAGCTGCTTTGCTTTGTATGGCAGTCCCTCAGGATACTTATCTCTGGAAATCAACAAAGGGGTGGCTCTGCTGAACACCGTAGTGTACCCATTCCTCAACCCCTTCAtctacagcctcagaaacaagaGTGTTAAACTTGCCCTGAGCATTGCTTTCAGTCATGACAGGACAAAGTTGTTCCTCAAGTTGTGTTATGCTTCTTGA
- the LOC115642262 gene encoding olfactory receptor 6M1-like, which yields MEERNETAVSEFILLGFSSLGEKLKIFLFLILLLIYLITVTSNVVIIFIVWVDHRLHSPMYFFIVNLSFLEIWFTSVTSPKLMLNFVSVSRTISFRGCMAQSFFYFALGATELALLVVMSFDRYVAICHPLQYATIMKQRLCIQLVLGSWVGSFTVMSLQMLLISKLRVCGPNVIDHFFCDNSPLFQLSCTDTSGVKRVDSILISALVLTSLCLTMLSYMSIFFSILQMPTATGRQKTFATCGSHLTALTIAYGSCIVLYARPLGNSSLDFNKGVVLLNTIVYPFLNPFIYSLRNKTVKLALRETFGRSTVMLFPNLCHASG from the coding sequence ATGGAAGAAAGGAATGAAACGGCTGTGTCTGAGTTCATCCTTCTGGGATTTTCCAGTCTTGGTGAGAAACTGAAGATTTTCCTCTTCCTGATTCTTCTCCTTATCTACCTGATCACAGTGACGAGCAATGTGGTCATCATTTTCATAGTGTGGGTGGACCACCGACTCCACTCTCCCATGTACTTTTTCATCGTCAATTTGTCCTTCTTGGAAATCTGGTTCACCTCAGTCACAAGCCCTAAGCTGATGCTGAACTTTGTGTCAGTCAGCAGAACCATTTCATTCCGTGGCTGCATGGCCCAGTCCTTCTTCTATTTTGCCTTAGGTGCAACAGAGTTAGCTCTCCTAGTGGTCATGTCCTTTGATCGTTATGTTGCCATCTGCCACCCTTTGCAATACGCCACCATCATGAAGCAGAGACTCTGCATCCAGCTGGTCCTTGGTTCGTGGGTGGGAAGTTTCACAGTTATGAGTTTACAGATGCTCCTGATTTCAAAGCTGAGAGTCTGTGGGCCGAATGTGAtcgaccatttcttctgtgacaatTCTCCCCTCTTCCAACTCTCCTGCACTGACACCAGTGGGGTTAAGAGGGTGGACTCCATTTTGATCTCAGCTTTAGTACTGACTTCATTATGTTTAACAATGTTGTCTTACATGAGCATCTTTTTCTCTATTCTCCAAATGCCAACAGccacaggcagacagaaaacttTTGCTACCTGTGGGTCCCATCTCACAGCTTTGACAATTGCTTATGGAAGCTGCATTGTTTTATATGCCAGGCCTTTGGGAAATTCCTCCTTGGACTTCAACAAAGGGGTGGTTCTGCTGAACACCATAGTGTACCCTTTCCTCAACCCCTTCAtctacagcctcagaaacaagaCTGTGAAACTCGCCCTGAGAGAAACGTTTGGTCGTAGTACTGTAATGTTATTCCCCAATCTGTGCCATGCTTCTGGATAG